One window of the Micropterus dolomieu isolate WLL.071019.BEF.003 ecotype Adirondacks linkage group LG08, ASM2129224v1, whole genome shotgun sequence genome contains the following:
- the LOC123974636 gene encoding vasopressin V2 receptor-like — protein MRIVCATADQVVWAPTDASRDAEEEDELTNMSVSLVTDSYPSIDWSVVSVTSAGTNVTGWERDALLAVAEVVVLAVILVMALLGNGLVLVVLLRRRRHHNPLHQFMLNLCVADLVVALFQVLPQLVWDAKGRFPGPDILCRLVKYLQVLGMFASSYMIVAMTVDRHYAICCPLQAHRSGATQRWNTFILLAWGMSLLLSLPQVFIFSRSEVAPGIYECWGNFAESWGLKAYVTWMTLAVFILPALIITVCQVRIFKEIHNNLYLKSEHRLSPASLTPSRRDSQRGGGGGSRGRSSLSLYVSPHILNNPGSQPSFDPASIYQHLPMGPLRSNTALQPDVLPDPAAPSAVYCPPPKAPPARGGEVSAAMSKTVRMTLVIVLVYSLCWAPFFSVQLWAAWDPNPPQNGAVFTLLMLLASLNSCTNPWIYSAFSSSISPELRLLLLCRRHKAHRGSLPNDSTTTHTSN, from the exons CCAACATGTCTGTCTCACTGGTAACAGACTCATACCCGTCCATCGACTGGTCAGTGGTCTCTGTGACCTCGGCAGGTACAAACGTCACAGGCTGGGAGCGTGATGCCCTTCTGGCGGTGGCCGAGGTGGTGGTGCTGGCGGTCATCTTGGTGATGGCACTGCTCGGCAACGGGCTAGTGCTGGTGGTGTTGCTGAGGCGGAGACGACACCACAACCCGCTGCACCAGTTCATGCTCAACCTCTGTGTGGCCGACCTGGTGGTGGCACTGttccag GTGTTGCCCCAGCTGGTGTGGGATGCAAAGGGACGGTTTCCCGGCCCGGACATCCTGTGTCGCCTGGTGAAATACCTGCAGGTCCTCGGGATGTTCGCCTCATCCTACATGATTGTGGCTATGACGGTGGACCGGCATTATGCcatctgctgccctctgcagGCGCACCGCAGCGGGGCCACCCAGCGCTGGAACACCTTCATCCTGCTGGCCTGGGGGATGTCGCTGCTGCTCAGCCTGCCACAG GTTTTCATCTTCTCCCGTTCAGAAGTGGCTCCCGGTATCTATGAGTGTTGGGGCAACTTTGCCGAGTCCTGGGGCCTCAAAGCCTACGTGACGTGGATGACCCTGGCGGTCTTCATCCTCCCTGCCCTCATCATCACTGTCTGCCAG GTGCGAATCTTCAAGGAGATCCACAACAACCTGTACCTAAAGTCAGAGCACCGCCTGTCCCCCGCCTCCCTCACTCCATCCAGACGGGACAgccaaagaggaggaggaggaggcagcagaggcAGGTCCAGTCTCTCCTTGTATGTTTCACCACACATCTTAAACAACCCTGGGAGTCAACCCAGCTTTGACCCTGCATCCATCTATCAGCACCTGCCCATGGGTCCACTCAGGTCCAACA cCGCGCTGCAGCCTGACGTACTGCCTGACCCTGCAGCGCCCTCTGCTGTCTACTGCCCCCCGCCCAAAGCCCCCCCTGCCCGTGGTGGGGAGGTATCAGCGGCCATGTCAAAGACAGTGAGGATGACGCTGGTCATAGTGCTCGTCTACTCACTCTGCTGGGCCCCGTTCTTCAGTGTCCAGCTGTGGGCCGCCTGGGACCCCAACCCACCTCAAAAcg gtgccGTGTTCACCCTGCTGATGCTGCTGGCCAGTCTGAACTCCTGCACCAACCCCTGGATCTACTCTGCCTTCTCCAGCAGCATCTCTCCGGAGCTccgcctgctgctgctctgtcgcCGACACAAAGCGCACAGAGGCTCCTTGCCCAACgactccaccaccacacacacctcCAACTAG